The Kordia sp. SMS9 genome window below encodes:
- a CDS encoding MarR family winged helix-turn-helix transcriptional regulator translates to MKLKDVLKSDATLPLAKKTAINFFVTNNIFMEKYTSFFKQYDISLQQFNVLRILKGQKGTPANLATIQERMVHKNSNTTRLIDKLITKELVERTICPENRRKVEIIITENGLKLIENINSKLDDLEENIMQPLTISEAETLNMLLEKLRGSQSA, encoded by the coding sequence ATGAAATTAAAAGATGTTTTAAAAAGTGATGCTACGTTGCCTTTAGCCAAAAAGACAGCGATCAATTTTTTTGTGACGAATAATATCTTCATGGAAAAATACACAAGCTTTTTTAAACAGTATGATATTTCGTTGCAACAATTTAACGTGTTGCGCATTTTAAAAGGTCAAAAAGGAACACCTGCCAATCTTGCTACGATTCAAGAGCGAATGGTGCATAAAAACAGCAACACTACACGCTTGATTGATAAATTGATTACAAAAGAGTTGGTAGAACGTACAATTTGTCCTGAAAACCGTAGAAAAGTGGAAATTATCATCACAGAAAACGGGTTGAAATTGATTGAAAACATCAACTCAAAACTAGATGACTTAGAAGAAAACATCATGCAACCGCTGACAATTTCAGAAGCGGAAACACTCAATATGCTATTAGAAAAATTAAGAGGTTCGCAATCCGCATAA
- a CDS encoding DUF1800 family protein translates to MTLPEIVHLYHRVGFGISHAEARKLQNQSREQVVSHLFDASRETTPLSINLTELRASVKDLNLKDRKKIRSLIKDSVKKVHELNVAWLERLGTTEQLLREKMTLFWANHFVCHDKHILHFEHYNNTLRTHALGNFKDFVIAISKEASMIKYLNNKQNRKQKPNENFARELLELFTLGRDEYAEQDIKEAARAFTGWSHDLKGNFRLRRFQHDYGEKTFLGNTGNFDGSAIIDIILKQKQCARFICEKIYRYFVNDQLDTSRVSEMTELFYKDYNIENLMRFVLLSDWFYDERNIGTKIKSPVEFLIGMHRVVPMEFEKKRELMYLQKLLGQHLLFPPNVAGWKGGRNWINPNTMMLRLRLPSVLLANGEIALDEKGEFEEDFERFNSKQNRQRKLKVTPDWSTFETNYKSTTVEALQEVLLTSPLNRGTQEYLDKLADQDLKETCIQLMSLPEYQLC, encoded by the coding sequence ATGACGTTACCAGAAATCGTGCATTTATACCATAGAGTCGGATTCGGAATTTCACATGCGGAAGCTCGTAAGTTGCAAAACCAATCTCGGGAGCAAGTTGTTTCGCATTTGTTTGACGCTTCTCGCGAAACGACACCTTTGTCCATCAATCTTACAGAATTGCGTGCCAGTGTGAAAGATTTGAATTTGAAAGATCGAAAAAAGATACGTTCTCTTATTAAAGACAGTGTAAAGAAAGTACATGAATTGAATGTAGCGTGGTTGGAACGATTGGGAACTACAGAACAACTTTTACGTGAAAAAATGACGCTTTTTTGGGCGAATCATTTTGTATGTCACGATAAACATATTCTTCACTTTGAACACTATAATAATACGCTTCGCACACATGCATTGGGCAATTTTAAAGATTTTGTCATAGCCATTTCGAAAGAAGCTTCTATGATTAAATATTTAAACAACAAGCAAAATAGAAAGCAAAAACCGAACGAGAATTTTGCACGCGAGTTGCTAGAATTGTTTACGCTTGGGCGCGATGAATATGCCGAACAAGATATTAAAGAAGCTGCACGTGCGTTTACAGGATGGAGCCACGATTTGAAAGGAAATTTCAGATTGCGCCGTTTTCAACATGACTATGGAGAAAAAACATTTTTAGGCAATACAGGCAATTTTGACGGTTCAGCTATTATTGACATTATTTTAAAGCAAAAACAATGTGCACGATTTATCTGCGAGAAAATCTATCGCTATTTTGTAAACGATCAACTAGATACTTCCCGCGTAAGCGAAATGACCGAACTATTTTATAAAGACTATAATATTGAAAACTTGATGCGTTTTGTGTTGCTGTCTGATTGGTTTTATGACGAAAGAAACATTGGTACGAAAATAAAATCGCCTGTAGAGTTTCTAATTGGGATGCACAGAGTTGTGCCGATGGAGTTTGAGAAAAAACGTGAATTGATGTATTTGCAGAAGCTACTCGGACAACATTTATTGTTTCCACCAAATGTAGCAGGATGGAAAGGTGGGCGCAATTGGATCAATCCAAATACGATGATGTTACGCTTGCGATTACCTTCAGTTTTGTTGGCAAATGGGGAAATTGCTTTGGATGAAAAAGGAGAATTTGAAGAGGATTTTGAACGCTTTAATAGCAAACAAAATCGGCAACGGAAACTAAAAGTCACACCCGATTGGAGCACTTTTGAAACAAATTATAAAAGTACAACGGTAGAAGCTTTGCAAGAAGTATTATTGACAAGTCCACTGAATCGTGGAACGCAGGAATATTTAGACAAATTGGCGGATCAGGATTTGAAAGAAACCTGCATTCAGTTGATGTCGTTGCCAGAATATCAGTTGTGTTAG
- a CDS encoding DUF1501 domain-containing protein, translating into MNRRNFLKQASLASTALFLPKFVSGFNLIDSAIATGKKLVIIQLSGGNDGLNTVVPFRNDIYYKKRPSLAQQKSKLIGITDEIGFHESLIAHSNLYNNGELCVINNVGYPNPNRSHFRSTDIWHTASDANEYLQSGWVGRYLDVTKSKSLDAIEVDDTLSLLLKGEATDGIATKDPKLFYRTTQGPYFKKVVQHHDDAHLSEHNLGYLYKTMVTASSSAKYVYETSKTFTTKTSYPKNKFSNQLKQVAQFINSGLQTKVYYTSLGGFDTHANQENKQKRLLKVYDEAMAAFIKDLKEQDSFQDTLILTFSEFGRRVQQNAANGTDHGTANQVFLIGKQLKKQGFYNPMADLSNLDNNGDLKYDIDFRQIYASVLSNWLDVDAKKVLGKPFFGLDIV; encoded by the coding sequence ATGAACAGAAGAAATTTTTTAAAACAAGCATCGCTCGCAAGTACGGCGTTATTTTTACCAAAATTTGTATCGGGATTCAACTTGATTGATTCCGCCATAGCGACAGGCAAAAAACTCGTAATTATTCAGCTTTCGGGAGGAAATGACGGATTGAACACAGTTGTTCCTTTTCGAAATGATATTTATTACAAAAAGCGTCCGTCGTTGGCACAGCAAAAATCAAAACTCATAGGAATTACGGATGAAATTGGTTTTCATGAAAGTCTCATCGCGCACAGCAATTTGTACAATAATGGCGAATTGTGCGTCATTAATAATGTTGGATATCCGAACCCGAATCGCTCGCATTTTCGATCAACGGACATTTGGCACACGGCAAGCGACGCCAACGAATATTTACAATCGGGTTGGGTTGGTCGTTATTTGGACGTGACCAAAAGTAAATCGTTAGACGCCATCGAAGTAGATGATACCTTGTCTTTATTGTTAAAAGGTGAAGCGACAGACGGCATTGCAACAAAGGATCCAAAATTATTCTACAGAACCACACAAGGACCGTATTTTAAAAAAGTGGTACAACATCATGACGATGCGCATTTGAGCGAACACAATTTGGGCTACTTGTACAAAACCATGGTCACAGCTTCGTCGTCTGCAAAATATGTGTATGAAACTTCAAAAACATTTACCACAAAGACGAGTTATCCAAAGAATAAATTTTCCAATCAGTTGAAACAAGTGGCGCAATTTATCAATTCAGGATTGCAAACGAAAGTATATTACACGTCGCTTGGCGGATTTGACACGCATGCCAATCAAGAGAACAAACAAAAGCGATTGCTAAAAGTATATGACGAAGCGATGGCAGCGTTTATCAAAGATTTAAAAGAGCAAGATTCGTTTCAAGACACCTTAATTTTAACCTTTTCAGAATTCGGGCGTCGTGTACAACAAAATGCTGCAAACGGCACGGATCATGGAACGGCAAATCAAGTATTTTTAATTGGAAAGCAGTTGAAGAAACAAGGTTTTTACAATCCGATGGCAGATTTATCGAATTTAGATAATAATGGCGATTTAAAATATGATATTGACTTTCGTCAGATTTATGCATCTGTGTTGAGCAATTGGTTGGATGTTGATGCTAAAAAGGTTTTAGGGAAACCATTTTTTGGATTGGATATTGTTTAG
- a CDS encoding TlpA disulfide reductase family protein codes for MFQKTLFLAVCILFFSCGSDTKTKEVATAKETTSAKEKTAKTSVSATTDIPVLNFEQFEKYLNIDDDNIHVVNFWATWCAPCVKELPYFEAINQEYKDKNVKVLLVSLDFNLKKLNTFLAKNDLQSEQVLLDDPDQNAWISKVSKQWSGAIPATVMYGKGKRKFYEKSFTKKELKEALDNFINQ; via the coding sequence ATGTTCCAAAAGACCTTATTTTTAGCTGTTTGTATCTTGTTTTTTTCGTGCGGAAGCGATACAAAAACCAAGGAAGTTGCTACTGCAAAAGAAACTACTTCTGCCAAAGAAAAAACAGCGAAAACTTCTGTTTCAGCAACAACAGACATTCCTGTATTGAACTTTGAACAGTTTGAAAAATACCTCAACATTGACGATGACAACATTCATGTCGTAAATTTTTGGGCAACTTGGTGTGCGCCTTGCGTGAAAGAATTGCCATATTTTGAAGCGATCAATCAAGAATATAAAGACAAAAATGTAAAAGTTTTGTTGGTGAGTTTAGATTTCAATCTGAAAAAACTGAATACTTTTTTAGCCAAAAACGATTTACAATCCGAACAAGTTTTGTTGGACGATCCAGATCAAAACGCGTGGATTTCGAAAGTGTCCAAACAATGGTCAGGTGCCATTCCAGCAACCGTGATGTATGGAAAAGGAAAGCGAAAATTTTACGAGAAATCGTTCACTAAAAAAGAACTAAAAGAAGCATTAGATAATTTTATAAACCAATAA
- a CDS encoding thioredoxin family protein, protein MKTIQLAALALLFMTVSCAEKQKENATATKASKTIAENVTTPKKEMNKGYQVGDIVKDFSLKNVDGKMISMDSFEDAKGFILTFTCNTCPYSVAYEDRLIALDKKYASKGYPVIAINPNNPDVKPGDSFEAMITRAEEKGFTFPYMLDEEQKVYPQFGATRTPHMYVIAKTPKGHQVKYIGAIDDNYKDADAVSKRYIEDAVDALLAGKEVKVKTTKAIGCSIKV, encoded by the coding sequence ATGAAAACGATACAACTAGCAGCACTGGCGTTACTTTTTATGACAGTTTCTTGCGCAGAAAAGCAAAAGGAAAATGCAACTGCAACGAAAGCATCAAAAACAATAGCTGAAAATGTTACAACACCTAAAAAGGAAATGAACAAAGGCTACCAAGTTGGTGACATTGTAAAAGATTTTTCTTTGAAAAATGTAGATGGAAAAATGATTTCTATGGATAGTTTTGAAGATGCCAAAGGATTTATTTTAACGTTTACTTGTAATACCTGTCCATATTCGGTTGCGTATGAAGACAGATTGATTGCCTTAGACAAAAAATACGCGAGCAAAGGCTATCCTGTCATTGCGATCAATCCAAACAATCCAGATGTAAAACCAGGAGATAGTTTTGAAGCCATGATAACACGCGCCGAAGAAAAAGGATTTACATTTCCATACATGTTAGATGAAGAACAAAAAGTATATCCACAATTTGGAGCTACACGTACGCCACACATGTATGTAATTGCAAAAACACCAAAAGGACATCAAGTAAAATATATTGGTGCGATTGATGACAATTATAAAGATGCTGATGCAGTGTCTAAACGTTACATAGAAGATGCTGTAGATGCATTATTAGCTGGAAAAGAAGTGAAGGTAAAAACAACCAAAGCGATTGGATGTTCTATTAAAGTATAA
- a CDS encoding rhodanese-like domain-containing protein, with amino-acid sequence MADLTQQEWQEQLANDANAVILDVRTQDEVDEGYIPEAKHIDIFLGQGFIDEVKKLDASKNYYVYCRSGGRSAQACAIMNSQGFENTYNLMGGFSEWQGAKTN; translated from the coding sequence ATGGCAGATTTAACACAACAAGAATGGCAAGAGCAACTTGCAAACGATGCTAACGCGGTCATCTTAGATGTACGCACACAAGATGAAGTAGACGAAGGATACATTCCAGAAGCGAAACATATTGACATCTTTTTAGGACAAGGATTTATTGATGAAGTAAAAAAGTTAGATGCTTCTAAAAACTACTACGTATACTGTCGCTCAGGCGGAAGAAGCGCACAAGCATGTGCTATTATGAACAGTCAAGGTTTTGAAAATACCTATAATTTGATGGGCGGATTTTCAGAGTGGCAAGGTGCAAAAACGAACTAA
- a CDS encoding rhodanese-like domain-containing protein, which translates to MKLKKQTLVICMLATILFFFGCKNVSKEYDVSVIELHELLQNEDVIVLDVRTPKEVAEGKIKSTALEADFFTENSLEAIISNISKDQDIYVYCKSGRRSGKTVAKLRALGFTKAHNIKGGITAWKAEGYEIE; encoded by the coding sequence ATGAAACTTAAAAAGCAAACGCTCGTAATTTGTATGTTAGCTACAATTTTGTTCTTTTTCGGATGTAAGAATGTTTCTAAAGAGTATGATGTTTCTGTGATTGAACTTCATGAGTTGCTACAAAATGAAGATGTCATTGTGTTAGATGTGCGTACGCCGAAAGAAGTTGCCGAAGGGAAAATAAAAAGCACTGCATTAGAAGCCGATTTTTTTACAGAAAACTCTTTAGAAGCAATAATTTCAAACATTTCGAAAGATCAAGACATCTATGTGTATTGTAAAAGTGGCAGGCGCAGTGGAAAAACAGTTGCCAAATTACGAGCGTTAGGTTTTACCAAAGCACACAACATAAAAGGTGGCATTACAGCTTGGAAAGCGGAAGGATATGAAATTGAGTAG
- a CDS encoding peroxiredoxin yields MSSLLKSIFISAFPVFALVVMIDCIWFMFDTEITLVHAAHVVTAASIVFYFIRIFVKPLARTDSVLIVYTFCVFLGFLMSFLLENLQGNIVIRAFCMWSNLTLTIGWIAYLLWYSFFQERSAESNILLSVGNSLPLLRFENAAKEEITTEKFAGTPSIFIFYRGNWCPFCMAQIKEMVEKHEELLNRNINTVFISSQPHSFSKKLTKKYPLDFQFLVDVHGNVAKQLHIFAEHGLPFGFQIFGFKSHTTLPTIIITDSNEKIVYTNQTDNYRVRPEPKTLLKIVDEQV; encoded by the coding sequence ATGAGTTCCTTACTAAAGTCTATTTTCATTTCTGCATTTCCAGTTTTTGCACTAGTTGTGATGATAGATTGTATTTGGTTTATGTTTGATACTGAAATCACCTTAGTTCATGCCGCTCATGTAGTAACTGCAGCGAGTATTGTTTTCTATTTTATTCGGATTTTTGTAAAACCGTTGGCACGTACCGATAGCGTGTTGATTGTATACACATTTTGTGTATTTTTAGGTTTTTTGATGAGTTTTTTGCTTGAAAATTTACAGGGAAATATTGTTATTAGAGCCTTTTGTATGTGGAGCAATCTAACGTTAACCATCGGCTGGATTGCATATTTATTGTGGTATTCTTTTTTTCAAGAACGAAGTGCCGAAAGTAACATTTTGTTGAGCGTTGGAAACAGCTTGCCTTTGTTACGGTTTGAAAATGCTGCCAAAGAAGAAATCACGACAGAGAAATTTGCAGGAACGCCTAGTATTTTTATTTTTTATCGCGGCAATTGGTGTCCATTTTGCATGGCACAAATCAAGGAAATGGTTGAAAAGCATGAAGAGTTACTAAATAGAAACATCAATACGGTTTTTATCAGTTCGCAACCGCATAGTTTTAGTAAAAAATTGACCAAGAAGTATCCGCTAGATTTTCAATTTCTGGTAGATGTTCATGGGAACGTTGCCAAACAGTTGCATATTTTTGCCGAACATGGATTGCCGTTTGGGTTTCAAATCTTCGGTTTCAAATCGCACACCACGTTGCCTACAATTATCATTACCGATTCCAACGAAAAAATTGTATATACGAATCAAACGGATAATTACCGCGTTCGTCCAGAGCCAAAAACGTTGTTAAAGATTGTGGACGAGCAAGTATAA
- a CDS encoding DUF2851 family protein: protein MSIREDFLYYVWKFGKLHLQPLETTQKEPIEIINLGTHNQHAGPDFFNARLRIGRQLWAGNVEMHVNAADWFVHNHENDANYDNVILHVVWNHDIDIHRKDNSVIPTLVLKNYSDAALLQRYQHLLNTPKQWISCENKFPVLHHFELENWLERVYLERLEAKAVDIEKLVKETKYDWEAVLFRLLAKGFGLKLNSDAFYEAACLVDFSLIRKLGASQFSLEAFLFGIFGLLSQEVTQENYDSLLRQEYVYLCRKYEHTKKANIPLQFFRTRPANFPTIRASQLATLYHQRSHLFSKLIATTSLNVLYKLLQVETSTFWQTHYTFEKQSPKRIKKVSKTFIDVLLINSILPLKYCYEKYLGKPDVESLLSLLRAISPEKNAIIQKFNTKKIDIENALHTQALLQLKKSYCDQQKCLECAIGNRIVK, encoded by the coding sequence ATGAGCATACGAGAAGACTTCCTGTATTATGTGTGGAAATTTGGAAAGCTACATTTACAACCGTTAGAAACTACACAAAAAGAACCGATAGAAATCATCAATTTAGGAACGCACAATCAGCACGCAGGTCCCGATTTTTTCAATGCACGTTTACGGATTGGTCGTCAGCTTTGGGCTGGAAACGTAGAGATGCATGTAAATGCTGCAGATTGGTTTGTACACAACCACGAGAACGATGCTAATTATGACAATGTTATTTTGCACGTCGTTTGGAATCATGATATTGACATTCATCGCAAAGACAATTCGGTCATTCCGACGCTAGTACTCAAAAACTACAGCGATGCAGCATTGTTACAGCGTTATCAACACTTACTCAACACGCCTAAACAGTGGATTTCATGCGAAAATAAATTTCCAGTGTTGCATCATTTTGAACTTGAAAACTGGCTAGAACGTGTATATTTGGAACGTTTAGAAGCCAAAGCTGTCGACATTGAAAAACTTGTTAAAGAAACCAAATACGATTGGGAAGCGGTATTATTCCGGTTGCTTGCCAAAGGTTTTGGACTCAAACTCAATAGCGACGCATTTTATGAAGCGGCGTGTTTGGTAGATTTTAGTTTGATTCGTAAACTCGGTGCTTCGCAATTTTCGTTGGAAGCATTTTTATTCGGAATTTTTGGATTGCTTTCGCAAGAAGTGACTCAGGAAAATTACGACAGTTTGTTACGACAAGAGTATGTCTATCTCTGTCGCAAATATGAGCATACAAAAAAAGCCAACATTCCATTGCAATTCTTTAGAACGCGTCCTGCAAACTTTCCAACCATTCGCGCATCGCAATTAGCAACTTTGTACCATCAACGAAGTCATTTATTTTCAAAACTTATTGCCACAACATCATTAAATGTATTATACAAACTTTTACAAGTAGAAACGAGTACATTTTGGCAAACACATTACACGTTTGAAAAGCAATCGCCCAAGCGTATCAAAAAAGTATCCAAAACGTTTATTGATGTATTGTTGATCAACAGTATTTTACCATTAAAATATTGCTATGAAAAATATTTAGGGAAACCTGATGTGGAGTCGCTGCTTTCGCTGTTGCGAGCAATTTCACCTGAAAAAAATGCGATCATTCAAAAATTCAATACCAAAAAAATAGACATTGAAAACGCACTGCATACGCAAGCCTTATTACAATTAAAAAAAAGCTATTGTGACCAACAAAAATGTTTGGAATGTGCTATTGGAAATAGAATTGTAAAGTGA
- a CDS encoding M57 family metalloprotease, which produces MKNQKLLLIFAVCAILCTACQSDQTEEPIQEEGKVNPEILAKLDAAYFDISRAFETTFMGEEGVAVEDMFFTYAQIDELAPVDSQAKHYRTTNLVTSLPRTITISVDPDLGTLGSNALDETIRMYNTLGLQISFTRVAFGQRGRNKADIEVTEFFEFESGGFITLGRAAGFPTRKGDPAKGFGINSRWFQLSIAPNVNELAGTMAHEIGHCIGLRHTDYQTRQSCGQNVNEGSAGVGAIYIPGTPTGSDFNSIMQSCGPAIDFNNNDVTALNVLY; this is translated from the coding sequence ATGAAAAACCAAAAACTTCTATTAATTTTTGCTGTATGCGCTATTTTATGCACAGCATGTCAATCCGATCAAACAGAAGAACCTATCCAAGAAGAAGGCAAAGTAAACCCAGAAATCCTAGCAAAATTAGACGCAGCTTATTTTGATATTTCGAGAGCTTTTGAAACTACTTTTATGGGAGAAGAAGGTGTAGCTGTTGAAGATATGTTTTTTACGTACGCACAAATTGATGAATTGGCACCAGTAGATTCGCAAGCAAAACATTACCGCACAACAAACTTAGTTACGAGCTTGCCAAGAACCATTACCATCAGTGTAGATCCTGATTTGGGAACACTAGGTTCTAATGCGTTAGACGAAACGATTCGCATGTACAATACTTTAGGACTTCAAATTTCCTTTACTAGAGTTGCTTTTGGACAACGCGGGAGAAACAAAGCAGACATTGAAGTAACTGAATTTTTCGAATTTGAATCAGGCGGATTTATCACTTTAGGAAGAGCAGCAGGTTTTCCAACACGTAAAGGTGATCCAGCCAAAGGATTTGGAATTAACAGTCGCTGGTTTCAGCTTTCCATTGCGCCAAACGTAAACGAATTGGCAGGAACGATGGCTCACGAAATCGGACATTGTATCGGTTTACGTCATACAGATTACCAAACACGTCAAAGTTGTGGACAAAACGTAAACGAAGGAAGTGCAGGAGTAGGAGCTATCTACATTCCTGGAACGCCAACTGGATCTGATTTCAATTCGATCATGCAGTCTTGTGGTCCAGCAATTGACTTTAACAATAATGATGTTACGGCACTTAATGTATTGTACTAA
- a CDS encoding PspC domain-containing protein → MKFIYKLRYFFEKHGFGALSRLAERLGMRAKNVRLFFIYITFATFGFSFALYLTLAFILRLKDLIYTKRTSVFDL, encoded by the coding sequence ATGAAATTCATATACAAACTGCGCTATTTTTTCGAAAAACACGGTTTTGGTGCGTTGTCTCGATTGGCAGAACGTTTAGGAATGCGTGCCAAAAACGTACGTTTGTTCTTCATCTATATAACCTTTGCCACTTTTGGTTTTAGTTTTGCATTATATCTAACCTTGGCTTTTATATTAAGATTAAAAGACTTAATTTACACCAAACGAACTTCAGTATTTGACTTATAA